A window of the Juglans microcarpa x Juglans regia isolate MS1-56 chromosome 5D, Jm3101_v1.0, whole genome shotgun sequence genome harbors these coding sequences:
- the LOC121264308 gene encoding VQ motif-containing protein 1-like, with protein MACATRDQAVRVVLIDTQYVETDAMSFKSVVQSLTGKDSCVSWIEKSSFGVENRKSPVAVNRSGFDKSGSDYINNGCGGTGNRSVSMLSKGMSFKDLDVMILQAPPMEDLQWLWADNK; from the coding sequence ATGGCGTGTGCTACTCGTGATCAAGCCGTGAGAGTGGTGCTTATCGATACCCAGTACGTGGAAACGGACGCCATGAGCTTCAAATCCGTAGTTCAGAGCCTTACCGGTAAGGATTCTTGCGTTTCTTGGATAGAGAAGAGCTCCTTCGGCGTAGAAAACAGAAAAAGCCCCGTCGCTGTGAACAGAAGTGGCTTCGACAAATCAGGCAGCgattatattaataatggaTGTGGTGGAACTGGAAATCGCAGTGTTTCGATGTTATCGAAGGGCATGTCGTTCAAGGATTTGGATGTTATGATCTTGCAGGCGCCTCCAATGGAGGACTTGCAATGGCTGTGGGCTgataataagtag